The Chiloscyllium punctatum isolate Juve2018m chromosome 28, sChiPun1.3, whole genome shotgun sequence genome includes a region encoding these proteins:
- the LOC140453967 gene encoding LOW QUALITY PROTEIN: OTU domain-containing protein 7B-like (The sequence of the model RefSeq protein was modified relative to this genomic sequence to represent the inferred CDS: inserted 2 bases in 1 codon) translates to MTLDMDTVLSDFVRSTGAEPGLARDLLEGKNWDITAALSDFEQLRQVNAGNLPYSFNEGRGVKMQEKEPSRVVRAVLQRQDDPVPEKRLTRGISHASSTIVSLARSHMSNNGSSEHSLDTPICTFQLPDLTVYREDFRNFIERDLIEQSMLVALEQAGRLNWWANVDASCQRLLPLATTGDGNCLLHAASLGMWGFHDRDLMLRKSLYSMMEKGVEKEALKRRWRWQQTQQNKESGLVYTEEEWQKEWDELIKLASSEPRIHYGANGSGCGGRLAPTTFPALNSVDSSEEPVYESLEEFHVFVLAHVLRRPIVVVADTMLRDSGGEAFAPIPFGGIYLPLEVPANKCHRSPLVLAYDQAHFSALVSMEQRETNKEQAVIPLTDSEHKLLPIHFAVDPGKDWEWGRDDNDNVRLARYVQTDSKLKETCWQSVNNFISVAFTRSPAEQAPLAQPESPSASGGDDARSVAESGESDKESVCSSSNGNSSKASGKEKTKKDKDKEKEKRRAESVANKLGSFGKSLGSRLKKNMGFIHSKGSRGNGQNGTLEKNRKKGSLKLQKAGKESSLAESTSAGDRVGGSHPVKSQPADPYRYSNDVKLSLSILRAAMQGERKFIFTGLLTTSHRHPFQEEMIQRYLSDAEERYFAEQEQKEASKKVPSSGSTVKKADQELSAQARFDSQERLAEDSVSELPVNPYSPSAQGYSSQTGPQSHTAKFSNYQDPPFSGILSIPRPNLVTTEFNSPQSSYKETRRQVAGGXPTTTCPPYATLPRHCGQGHSAVGSPAHSSCHPPPTETDEPPDYPTSSCNSSYHSFSNGFTEQSDCLGPEGSQDPVKGRNPYSVQQTRCRQTNCNYYGHPETGNYCSCCYKEELRKRDREPPAHRF, encoded by the exons ATGACTCTCGACATGGATACTGTCCTGTCAGACTTTGTTCGCTCGACAGGGGCAGAGCCTGGGCTGGCACGGGACCTGCTCGAAG GGAAAAACTGGGACATCACTGCAGCTCTCAGCGATTTTGAACAACTCCGCCAGGTGAATGCTGGGAATTTACCGTACTCTTTTAATGAAGGGCGAGGGGTCAAAATGCAGGAGAAGGAACCATCAAGAGTTGTGCGAGCTGTACTGCAGCGTCAGGATGATCCAGTACCAG AAAAGCGGCTGACCCGGGGAATCTCTCACGCCAGCTCCACCATTGTCTCTCTAGCACGTTCCCACATGTCGAACAATGGCAGCAGTGAGCACTCACTGGACACTCCTATCTGCACCTTCCAACTGCCTGATCTGACTGTTTATCGCGAAGACTTCCGAAACTTCATTGAGAGAGATTTAATCGAACAATCGATGCTGGTGGCACTGGAGCAGGCTG GACGCCTAAACTGGTGGGCAAATGTTGATGCCAGCTGCCAACGCTTGTTACCCCTGGCAACGACTGGGGATGGGAATTGTCTGCTTCATGCTGCTTCTTTAG GGATGTGGGGATTCCATGATCGGGACCTGATGTTAAGGAAGTCTCTATATTCCATGATGGAGAAAGGAGTGGAGAAAGAAGCTTTGAAAAGGAGGTGGCGTTGGCAACAAACCCAACAGAATAAGGAG tctggcCTTGTTTATACCGAGGAGGAATGGCAGAAGGAATGGGACGAGTTGATCAAGCTGGCATCCAGTGAGCCCCGTATTCATTATGGAGCcaatggaagtggctgtggagg GAGACTGGCACCAACAACCTTCCCTGCACTCAACAG TGTGGACAGCTCGGAGGAACCGGTGTACGAGAGTTTGGAGGAGTTCCATGTCTTTGTCCTAGCACATGTCCTGCGAAGGCCAATTGTAGTAGTAGCTGACACCATGCTCAGAGACTCAGGAGGCGAAG CCTTTGCCCCCATACCGTTTGGGGGCATCTACCTACCGCTGGAGGTTCCAGCCAATAAGTGCCATCGATCTCCACTGGTCCTGGCCTACGATCAGGCTCACTTCTCTGCACTTGTCTccatggaacagagagagaccaacaaAGAACAAG CCGTGATTCCTCTGACTGATTCTGAACACAAGTTACTTCCAATACATTTTGCGGTCGATCCAGGGAAGGATTGGGAATGGGGGCGGGACGACAATGACAACGTGCGATTGGCCAGGTATGTACAAACCGACTCCAAGCTGAAAGAAACTTGCTGGCAGTCTGTGAATAATTTCATTTCG GTTGCCTTCACCCGATCACCAGCTGAG CAAGCCCCCCTGGCCCAGCCAGAGTCTCCCAGTGCCTCCGGAGGTGACGACGCCAGGTCGGTGGCTGAGTCCGGAGAATCCGACAAAGAGTCGGTGTGCAGCAGCTCCAACGGGAACAGCAGCAAGGCCAGTGGCAAAGAGAAAACCaagaaggacaaggacaaggaAAAGGAGAAGAGGAGAGCAGAATCAGTGGCGAATAAACTAGGCAGCTTTGGAAAGAGTCTGGGCAGTCGGCTGAAGAAAAACATGGGTTTTATCCACAGTAAGGGCAGCAGAGGGAACGGGCAGAATGGCACCTTGGAGAAGAACAGGAAAAAGGGCTCTCTGAAGTTGCAGAAAGCTGGTAAAGAGAGCAGCCTGGCAGAAAGCACTTCAGCTGGAGACCGAGTAGGGGGTAGCCATCCGGTGAAATCACAGCCTGCTGACCCTTACAGATACAGTAACGACGTGAAGCTCAGCCTCAGCATTCTGCGAGCAGCCATGCAGGGAGAACGCAAGTTCATCTTCACAGGGCTGCTTACCACCAGCCACAGGCACCCCTTCCAGGAGGAGATGATCCAGCGCTACCTGTCCGATGCTGAGGAGCGGTACTTCGCAGAGCAGGAGCAGAAGGAAGCGAGCAAGAAAGTGCCGTCAAGTGGTAGTACAGTCAAGAAGGCCGATCAGGAACTGTCTGCTCAAGCCAGGTTTGACTCACAGGAGCGTCTGGCTGAGGACTCTGTGAGTGAGCTTCCTGTTAACCCTTATAGCCCCTCGGCTCAGGGCTACAGTAGCCAGACTGGGCCACAGTCCCACACTGCAAAATTTTCCAACTACCAAGACCCTCCATTCTCTGGCATCCTTTCCATCCCTCGACCCAACCTAGTAACAACAGAGTTTAATTCCCCACAGTCCAGCTACAAGGAGACCAGGCGACAGGTCGCTGGTGG TCCTACAACAACCTGCCCTCCCTACGCCACCCTGCCCAGGCATTGCGGGCAAGGACACTCTGCTGTGGGCAGCCCTGCCCACTCCTCTTGCCACCCGCCCCCTACAGAGACAGACGAGCCTCCTGATTATCCCACCTCCTCCTGCAACAGCTCCTACCACAGCTTCAGCAATGGCTTCACAGAGCAGTCAGACTGCTTGGGGCCTGAGGGCTCCCAGGACCCAGTCAAGGGTAGGAACCCCTATTCCGTCCAACAGACGCGCTGTCGTCAGACAAACTGCAACTACTACGGGCACCCGGAGACAGGCAACTACTGCTCATGTTGCTACAAGGAGGAgctgagaaagagggacagggagcccCCGGCTCACAGGTTCTGA